The segment aaagataagcACATTTAACTTTGCCGAAAACgaagaaaatttgaaatggaTATCAGATATGATTTGCATGAAACATTCGGTAAGATGTTAGATAATTGTCATTTCGTCATCCCACCAGAATTACTAACAATGGTCGCGAAGAGCAGCATAACTGTTTAACCTTTCATCTGTATTCTCACTTCTCAATTGTATCGCGGGTTCCGTTGTATCGCTTTGTTCCAAAAACAGCTTTCCCGTTTTTCCGCGATTTTCCACAAAGACTTTATGCACCAACTTCAGCATGTTCAGGATGAGTGCAAAGAAGGTTGTCAAATATATCggcaaataaaattttcttacaagttaaagtttttttttccggAGAGAAAGCGAGTTCAAAGGCTAGTCCACAATGTATGTgaagaaaaaagtaaataaaaaacataataaaatgcatatttcATTACCTAtatggataaaaatcatataacaTCACtaatcatgagagatcctatgtaaaatagataaataaaattgacTCACAAAGTACATTCAAGTGATAGAGTCACATTCTATAACAAAATTTACCAATACCAGCTGGTCTTCTAAATCATTGATAATTAATAATGTATCAGTCATTACAATAAGAAAAGATTTAAgcaataaaagtaaaaacacaTGTCTGCAGGCTCAGCTGACGTGTATATGGATATCATCTTTTTGTGCAAATATTGTTATACGTTTAATGCTGTGTTGTTGtaaaacattatattatttcatttgcATGGACACTGATGATGCTTCATTATACAtaggattttgaaaaacattttcatgATCACTAAAAATAGACAGTTCTGTATTGTGCACAATCTTTTAGAGTATAGATACCTATAGtaccattttttttctcatttgcaatgaaaaaaaacccctggtaaatctaaaaaatttgagttgctaaaaataaatgtttgtgtaATTTAAAAGTACTCTGATGATGCAAATTACAACACCTCTTTCTTTCCTGATTATATTGTAATGGATGTAATAGACAATGGTCACACTACAATCCATCAAAGAagttatttgtatatttatttgttgaCATGCCTTACTTCTTGGTCATTTTAGATTGGAGTAACCATGACCAAAATGGACCAATTACCACCAAGCATCTCAGAGGCATGTATGGATGAAATGTCTTTCATTGTGTACAGTCTGCCAGTTCATGAACTTATTAATTCTGATCTCCTTGGAGCTTTCCAAAAGAAAGGTGTGTCAAATGTGTACATTATGATTGCCTATATGTGAATAAATCAGGTTggtaaatattgaatttgatcATGTGATATTTATGCCTCCTTCAAAGAACAACTGAAGACGGGAGGAAATTTGACTTTGCTACTGTTTAtcagtccaccaacagttttcattcattttcttcaggTTGTGcatactgaaatgaaattaGGTGTACAGATTATTTAGATTAAGTTTGATTTTAGGTACAAtggagcaatttttgacagagttatgccccttggactgcgaaaaaaattccaattttttgcagttttttgttagctcacctgagctgaaagctcaagtgagctattctgatcacattttgtctgtcgtctgtctgtccgtctgtccgtctgtccgtctgtccgtccgtccgtccgtaaacttttcacattttcaacatcttctcaagaactactaggccaatttcaaccaaacttggcacaaatcatccttaggcaaaggggattcaaagttgtgaaaattaagggccatacccgttttcaaggggagataattagaaattaatgaaaaatttcgaggaattttcaaaaatcttcttctcaagaaccagaaagccaggaaagctgaaacttgtgtggaagcatcctcaggtagtgtagattcaaagttgtgaaattcatgacccccgggggtagggtggggccacaatggggggtcaaagttttacataggtatatatagagtaaatctttaaaaatcttcttctcagaaactaaacagccaggaaagctgaaacttgtgtggaagcatcctcaggtagtgtagattcaaagttgtgaaattcatgacccccaggggtagggtggggccacaatggggggtcgaagttttacatgggaatatatagagtaaatctttaaaaatcttcttctcagaaactaaacagccaggaaagctgaaacttgtgtggaagcatcctcaggtagtgtagattcaaagttgtgaaattcatgacccccaggggtagggtggggccacaatgggggggtcgaagttttacataggtatatatagagtaaatctttaaaaatcttcttctcagaaactaaacagccaggaaagctgaaacttgtgtggaagcatcctcaggtagtgtagattcaaagttgtgaaaatcatgattcctgggggtagggtgaggccacattggggggggggggtgttaaaattttacatagaaatatatagagtacatctttgaaaatcttcttctcagaaactaatcagccaggaaaggtGAAACTgttgttgaagcatcctcaggtagtgtagatttaaagttgtgaaaatcatgatccctgggggtagggtggggcacaatggggggtcgaagttttacataggaatatatagagtaaatctttaaaaatcttcttctcagaaactaatcagccaggaaagttgaaaattgtgtggaagtatcctcaggtagtgtagattcaaagttgtgaaaatcatgatccctgggggtagtgtgaggccacatgggggggaggggtgttaaagttttacataggaatatataaagtaaatctttaaaaatcttcttctcagaaactaatcagcaagatgattctttatcattgttaaaactttggctccaggacaattcttcggcctcacaagaaggttcagagtttgatgtagctaaatatcccatatataaacaattgtaaaggatctttttgagaactgcaatactcaacatgtgatatgactatagaattgaagcaggcagttattttttcattagaatctttttgtattactgtattgagttattgcccttgatttattgattcttgattattttaattaatgcatccactgttaaccaattattgtgatgattatttttatacaataataaatattcaatgtataaaagttgttctgcataagaagTTTTGGCAAAGGCcagattattttgtttatttttgatttccaatttttagatactatgaattattttaggttggcacatatatagggacagtgtctattgcaaTTTGATGAGCGACTGTTTGGgattaaacttgaacaggtatggatagattgagtgtgtgaACATCCTTGCTCTATCTATTCTATGTGTTTTCTAACCTTCGATACaaagtgtgcggtcattcctgccctttatcgcattaatacaagtgggCAGTCATatctgcttgtattggtggtggtagCAGCGGAGCACTAATGTATGGTCATCCATGCTGGTGTtcaggcctttctagcgcaagtgtgcggcactccctgcttgcgttaggttgagctgttggtgcaagtgtgcggtcatccctgcttgcgtaaacgttggtacctgttgagttgcgtaggtgtgcggtcatccctgcctgcgtaacttTGAGTCCCtttatatgtgcaggagcggtgattaaagtctgctcttgtaaatattggcagcaatcagggctatccgagttccaagggggaaaaatggattttatttatacaggatctacatgtattattgtacattgtccagattgtttgtttTATGACTCCATgtagctgactttatcatacctattgttcctcaggtgagcgatgtggcccatgggcctcttgtttattttctttccaGAGGTTGCTGATGGAgaggggcataagtgttttacaaatgttttttgtttaaagtataTGAGTTAAATAtgagtttggttgaaatctttgacaaaattaatgtcATGAAAGAGCTACAAACATAATAAAGTACACTGCATTATACAGACTCCATCCAAAGGAAGACAAATGAATGCAACTGATGCATACGCCAATCTTAATAAGATCCTACGTGCCTCTGTGTTTAGATGTATAtcattgtaatatatataaataagcaaTTACAGTAATTTGTCCTAAACTTACTTCATGCACTTATACtgtattattaatatttcaGGGTCCCTTTGTATGCTTTCAGTTGGAACAAAACTAGAAGTGAATGACTGTGTTGCAATTTTACCCACAGGTTAGTGTACTATAGTGTGAGACACAATAATTTCAGTGATATTAGACACAATTGAGATTGTACTAGTTAATGTACCAGATATAGAGATGCATAGTATCTTCAGATTTCAACCAATAACATTTATTGTATAATGAAACACAATCAGTCAAACaccaatttgttttatatttcatgaTGTTGAAGTGGTGAACATATGTTCTTTAccttttgaatacatgtacattattgtCATGCTGTTAGCTATACCAAGAATAGTATGCAATACCAAAACTTAAAGTCAAaattactgtagaagcagagATTTTCGTTGggttaaaattttgttgttttaaattcagttggtatttaatttcattatatcATAATCTCTTGGTATTCATTAATACTTTGGTcaaaattcgtcatggatttaatttcgtagATTTAATATACtgtcaatgaaaataaagatattaaatcctcaacgaatatttctgcttttaCAGTTGTTTCATGGTACACCGTGTGTCATCTTGTGAGATTCACttcaatatgaatttaaaacacGATGGCGAGAGAATTGTGAAAATTTATTCCCTTCAAGAAAATTGTATTTAGCAAGTCAAAAATCTTCAACTCTCCCTTACCATCAGGCATTAAACTGCTTATTGTATttaggatgggagaaataatgactgACCAGAGATGAAATTGAACCAGGTCCCTCTGAATATCTTGTCAGGTGCACTACAAACTAAGCTATCTCGTGCTAGCCATCAAACTTGTCTGACCTTCTCATTCCTCTACCATTAAATAATCTAGATCTTCAAAGATTAACATCCCAGGTTCTTTCCCCTTGAAGGAGATAATCTATCAAGTCCAAGGTTTGGTCATGGCACCAAATGTAATGGGacggaaaaaaaaatcatgaattgaaatttttttaacagcTGGAAACTACCAGTATATGAAGTCTTTTAAgataatattttgttgtttgttaagttttcaaattttcaatattataattgtGGAAATATAAGTACTTTTGTACAATAATGAttctatgatacatgtatgcaatGTTTTTGATAATCATACCCAATTTGTCATACTGTGTGTATGATATATGTGATATATCATGCATTTTCTTACACAAACTGCTTTTGTTAAAGCTGCCCTAGTTCTTTTCCCTTTTgcatggttttgttttttttcaaacattatatACCTAATTACCTACCGGGTACTTAATGattctgttttcaaattttgtagGGCAATTAATACTTCATCTTACAAAAGATTCATATACCAGACTTGGTTTAGATGGAAAACCATCTCATTTCAACAAATTCGGAGGAGAAAAATATGGCAAGTATCTGTAATTAAAATGTATTCACATGACATGCAAGCACtgtcaatatttataatttggTATGTTTAAAATGTGACCTGAAGAAAAGATGTCTTGAAAAAGCTTCAagaatcaattttgatttatttcatcGAGTTTTTGTGTccctatatatatatcatgctTCTAGATTTGCATGATTGATACAATAAAGATTGAAATAGTTTGGGAAACAATGCAATGTCATGTAGAAGTAACACCTTTGTTGGATCGTCtgcatttattttgatataatttaattttgcttgTAACAAGCAATATGATTGgccaaacaaaaattatattgtttaacCTAATTATTTTGGCAGTGTCACAATAAAACATTTGCCCCAAATAATCCATTGATCACCTCAACATAACATTGAaattgtatgtatttgatgaatTTTCTGAACTTgattgttgaaataaaataataagaaatgaatttaatcaCACTGTACTTATGTtgtaatttatatgtatatgttttttaGTGGTCAATATTGATATCAGTTCACCTGTCTTTGCACCTGGGAAGAAACACTACGAGCAAGTCAAGCAATGCCTGCTGGGTTCTAGTATATGTTGTGACTTCTTGGTGTCTTGGAGCCCACAAGGTACCTAGTTCTGTTTAACTGAAACTTTTATCAGTAAATTGCTTCTTAGATAAGAAAGAAAACTCAGAACAAACTATGTAAGGTCACAAAAGGTACCTGTATACAGTAAACATTGATGTTTTGCAGAGCAAAGTCTGGTAGTTTCTGTAATGTtacaaatgtaaagaaaacTTAGTATTACATATACACTGTATTTGTTTCTTTTGAAAACTGTTATTGTGCAGATAAATTTttggagatacatgtacatatattatctTGGAAAACATTTCCACactttaaagtattttatacaAGCTAGTTTACAGTAACTTGTTGCACCTAACTGCATGtatctattacatgtacacaattaaaaaaataaatatactttcTCCATTTTCATTGGAAAAGTATTGGCAGCATGCATTAAGCATTCAGTCTTTTTCACTTCACAGAGTTATTTTAAATCTTgcttgttaattttattttcagatgaTAAGCTGTGTCCATCCTCCATCCATAGGTATTTCTGCttaaagggattttgttgtgtGCATCTTACCCTTTCTGCAAAATctcacaaatatacaaatataaaaattccTGACCTGCAGCACCAGGATGCCGAAGTTTACCACCAGGAGGAACTCTATGATTGGTTGGGAGGGGTGGCCAATCAGATTTTGTGGTAATAGTGATTCACTGCTTGTGATGATGATTATTGCctgtaaaaacatcattttctaCTCAATGGGATCAGATAAACTGGCAACTGATGACCTCAAATCTAGTTTTCATGCAGAACAGACAATTAGTCAAAATATGCAGAAAtcactattatatatataataacattaCTTATCAATGATTGGCTTATCAATAATTTTGATCATTACTTCCTTTCATCTAGGTCCAGTGAGTCTGATGAAGAGTACAGCCCCTTGGGTGACTACTCTGGTCCAACAAATTTAGGTCACTGTGCTCACAATCAAGTCTTTGGCTTCTTCTCCAGCATCACACTCCAGAGTCTTATCAAAGAAGTCAGGTAAGCAACCATTTGAAATCATGTGATTTTTCACCTTGTTCAGAGAGTGACATTATTTTGTCAATTCATCCAGGTCTCATTGCACCTTGCTGGTACATGAACATTTCAGagatttctttaaacttttgtattttttttctcttacagACAGCTCTGTAAATCAAGCAACACCTGGGGCTGTGTTACAGTTCATGGTTTTTCTGATTCTTTGACCTCCATAGGAAAATCCGAGAAGAATTTCCACAAACTGTGTGCAGACAGTGTTACTTTGGTTTTATCACCAAGTGATAGATGCTGGTTATTTACTGATACATGAACTCCTACAAAAGTTTATACATTGTGATTTTATATCACTTTATCATTAATACCTCTACTGTTTCCTTGTTCATAATAAATTCATCAAACAAAGCACACAGTCGTCAAagttattatcaaaataaatttcacaaactcaCAAGCCTTTACATGTAGCAGatgttgtttatttgaaatgaatGACCATTTTTTCCCCATACTCAGTTTATTTTTATGCTGTGTCAATAACAATCAGAGAATATTTTTCAGAAGTAGAATAAAAGAAACTTTAACAGAACCACTGAGGTCACAGACCACTGTGGAGTCACTCACTAAACTCCTTAGTGGCATAATTGTATGTTGTTCTTCATGGGGTACCCTTTACCCACTAATTAACATTCAAGAAAAGCTATGAAACACAATTTTTATTCCCGGGATGTACaagttaattctttaaaaaaaaaaaaacaacccaaaactGGTATACTTGTATTTCTATTAACCTTAAAAAATGTCAGTCTtcaaaaattggcccccattAATTTCTATGATTCCACTTAttcacaaaattttatttttaaaagcttatcACAATtcaaatacactgtacatgcaCTACATATTGACCATACATTCCTAATGTGAATGTAAAGGTTTATTTTCCTGCAGGAATAAAAAGAATACAGTATCGTGGATACTTTATTATTACTGTTCAGctcataaaaaatttgaatgcacAAAGCAACATTTTGAATTACACCTCAACAAAGATGCCTTGTTAGGAAACTGAATAATCTTCAATTTTCATGTTTATAGaatcataaatttatttcaaatagtaaataaaaattgcacaacaacttcaagaaatgtttttatacaCTGTAAGATTTTCCCTTTAAATATCAGAGCACTCAAAATCACAAACTACGGAACAGTGTATCCTGGTTAAAAAAAGTGAATGACTGTGTAACAGCATATTGATATTAACTACAATATCCATAGTGTATTCAAcatttgtgtacatgtaaaataataaatagagtaacaaatttaaacatgtacatatattgtataaatagcaacaattaaataaaatttccatgacatgtaaataatttacaaatattgaacAGTTGATAGATGGAACAAGTTAACATAAAATACAGATACATACCAGTAtaccacagtacatgtatatgatgtatatgacatatttttacaaaataaggtTACCTGTTGTGTTGTATAtacattgtgtattttttttacaatctacATATGTATACAGTATGTGTACGCAATATTGGCCAACAGGAAACAGAATGGCTACTCTGATCAAACCAAAACTTTGCAATAGATCATAAatcttaataaacaaaacaaatttgaatatttcagatgagatttatttccaagtgtaaAATGTGAGTGTTAATTTACTTCAACCCAGACTGTTAATCAAATTCTAATGGAAAGAAATCATACTTTTCTTGCAAACAGTATAATTAAAGCCATATGTTGAAGGAATCAAACTTTGTAAAGAAGGACTGTATGTATTTTATATCCCTACTAACAAAAATCTACATCAATATTATGCAACGAAATCCAATGGTAGGGTTCATAGAAAATTTGTGTAAAATGTTTTTCCAGATGCCTTCCTGTACATATATTTGGCTAACCCTCTCTCTCTTGCATACTGGTAAAGCATATGAAATGACAAAGATGACAGCCAAAAAAAacttgccaaaaaaaaataaactatgaaagtaaattcaaattttagctAATGTTTCAGAGAAAAATGATCAATTGATTAAAGTATAGCATTTGCTTATATCATgaacattaattaaataattgcaGTGTACctgaacttttgaaaaaaa is part of the Magallana gigas chromosome 3, xbMagGiga1.1, whole genome shotgun sequence genome and harbors:
- the LOC105322795 gene encoding ribonuclease P protein subunit p40 isoform X1, coding for MAAPMKNTTLHENLKISTFNFAENEENLKWISDMICMKHSIGVTMTKMDQLPPSISEACMDEMSFIVYSLPVHELINSDLLGAFQKKGSLCMLSVGTKLEVNDCVAILPTGQLILHLTKDSYTRLGLDGKPSHFNKFGGEKYVVNIDISSPVFAPGKKHYEQVKQCLLGSSICCDFLVSWSPQDDKLCPSSIHRYFCLKGFCCVHLTLSAKSHKYTNIKIPDLQHQDAEVYHQEELYDWLGGVANQILWSSESDEEYSPLGDYSGPTNLGHCAHNQVFGFFSSITLQSLIKEVRQLCKSSNTWGCVTVHGFSDSLTSIGKSEKNFHKLCADSVTLVLSPSDRCWLFTDT
- the LOC105322795 gene encoding ribonuclease P protein subunit p40 isoform X2, with protein sequence MFRMSAKKIGVTMTKMDQLPPSISEACMDEMSFIVYSLPVHELINSDLLGAFQKKGSLCMLSVGTKLEVNDCVAILPTGQLILHLTKDSYTRLGLDGKPSHFNKFGGEKYVVNIDISSPVFAPGKKHYEQVKQCLLGSSICCDFLVSWSPQDDKLCPSSIHRYFCLKGFCCVHLTLSAKSHKYTNIKIPDLQHQDAEVYHQEELYDWLGGVANQILWSSESDEEYSPLGDYSGPTNLGHCAHNQVFGFFSSITLQSLIKEVRQLCKSSNTWGCVTVHGFSDSLTSIGKSEKNFHKLCADSVTLVLSPSDRCWLFTDT